The genomic window CACCATGGCGATCTGTGTGGGTTTACCCCGGGTCAATGTTTTCAGGTGATCCAGGGTGGCATTGAGAAATCCGGTCAGATTCACATCCAGGTATGTTACTACCTGTACAATGCCCTGGGGGGTTGTTGCCGGGAAAACGTTCCGGCCCGCGTTCACCAGATCCTCATCCCGGATCATTTCTCTGACCTGGGCCCGGGTCAGGGGTACCGGGGGTTTTAACGTGGGCTTGGAAATCTGCGGGGCTGTTTGTTCATTGCCATTGGAACCGGTTGAAAAAACAGTGAAAAAAGCCCAGCCTCCGGCAACTGCTCCGGCAATCAGGCAGACAGCCAGAAACGGTTTGCCCCATTTTTGGAAAAAGGATTTTTTCCTTTGGGCGAGCAGGAATGATGCCTGCTGTCTGCGCCAGGAATTTTGGTTACTAAAGGATGTCAAAACCTGGGAGTTCCTTTACACATGGCGCTGTTTCAATGTGCCGTTTTTTTCAGGACATCCACCCGGGGAAACAGGCTGTCCGGTTTTTCAAGACAGGCACGGGCAGACATCTGTCCCCATTTTCCGATCTCTTCCAGAGGGAAAAATCCGGTTTCCGGCAGGACCATACACAATCCCCGGAGCATTTTTGCGCTGGTTTCCGGCATCACGGGATAGATCAGACAGGCCACAGTGCGCAATCCTTCCAGCAGATTTCCGATCACGGCTTCCAGTCGAAGGCGTTCATCCGGTTCCTTGGCCAGACGCCAGGGTTCATGGGTATCGATATATTTGTTCATGCGGGAAATGAACCCCCAGATTACTTCCACCCCTTTGTGAAACTCATAGGCGGCCATGACGTCTTTGAAGTGTTGAATGGTTGTTTGCGCGTCTGTTTCCAGGGATAGATCGGGAAAATCTGTCCCGCTGGGGTCCGGGACCCGGCCCTTGAAATATTTCAGGTTCATGGACAACACCCGGGAAAACAGGTTGCCCAGATCATTGGCCAGATCCGAGTTGATCCGGGAGACCAGCACATCTTCGGTGAAATTGGCATCCAGCCCGAATACCATCTCCCGCATCAGAAAATACCGGAACGCATCCACCCCGTACCGGTCGGTGACGGCAACGGGATCAGTGACATTGCCGATGGATTTGGACATCTTGCTGCCGGACACGTTCCAGAAGCCATGGACATTCAACCCGTTGTAAATGTCGATGCCTGCAGCCTTGAGCATGATGGGCCAGTAAATGCCGTGGGGTTTGATGATGTCTTTGGCCACAAAATGCCGGGCCGAGGGCCAGAATTTTGTGAACAGCGGTCCGTCCGGATATCCTAAGGCCGAGATATAGTTGGTCAGCGCGTCAAACCACACATAAGTGACAAAATTGTCGTCAAAGGGCAGGGTGATGCCCCAGGTGAGACGGGATTTGGGCCGGGAGATGCACAGATCCTCCAGCGGTTCTTTTAAAAATGAGAGGATTTCAGTTTCATACTGTTTCGGGTGGATAAATCCGGGATGGGTTTTGATGTGGTCGATCAGCCAGTCCTGGTACTGGCTCATTTTGAAAAAATAATT from Desulfotignum phosphitoxidans DSM 13687 includes these protein-coding regions:
- the metG gene encoding methionine--tRNA ligase, yielding METPTQFFSTPIYYVNAKPHLGHAYTTIAADVATRFKQMDGYDTYFLTGTDEHGDKIVQAADKEQQSPREYVDQISRLFQDLWPKLNIGNNQFIRTTHPDHIRVVEMLLTRIHDRGDIYFSSYEGLYCFGCERFYQERELVDGKCPDHGVAPSAIKESNYFFKMSQYQDWLIDHIKTHPGFIHPKQYETEILSFLKEPLEDLCISRPKSRLTWGITLPFDDNFVTYVWFDALTNYISALGYPDGPLFTKFWPSARHFVAKDIIKPHGIYWPIMLKAAGIDIYNGLNVHGFWNVSGSKMSKSIGNVTDPVAVTDRYGVDAFRYFLMREMVFGLDANFTEDVLVSRINSDLANDLGNLFSRVLSMNLKYFKGRVPDPSGTDFPDLSLETDAQTTIQHFKDVMAAYEFHKGVEVIWGFISRMNKYIDTHEPWRLAKEPDERLRLEAVIGNLLEGLRTVACLIYPVMPETSAKMLRGLCMVLPETGFFPLEEIGKWGQMSARACLEKPDSLFPRVDVLKKTAH